A stretch of DNA from Glycine max cultivar Williams 82 chromosome 18, Glycine_max_v4.0, whole genome shotgun sequence:
tttatcaatatgCATAGTAACAGGATGCCAAATTAAGAGCctgtttgtttctttgttcATAAACAGTTTTATAGttttctaaaactaaaaaattagataacttgtctgattaataaaaatttaaaataccctTCACAATGCTTTTCTGGTCTTTACAATAATGTTCTCTGGTGGGTATATGGCTTGTCCCTAAAATGCTTGGCAAAGTCTTGATGTCACAGTGGCCTGCAAGACTAAGCTGCATATGTGGGAGTAGCGTCCAGCCCCTCCTCTAATCTTTCTGgttttaaatataacaaaataaatcgattcacacttttaaaaaaatagttaattacatttaattatataaattttaattaaaagataacttttcttttaatttatcttttattaaaatttgatattaagaataaaatgtaGTCATAAAAACTAAcactttaaataaatgaatgatgtttttaaaataataatattaaattaaataaaataaagtgactaaaattttcttatatttgaaataaaaataatttttttacggaCAGGAAAAAGAAGTAGCTAGTGTTATACGGTATTACAATAATCTTTTGCATAGGTTTATATTGATAGTACCAATGTGCAAGTAAAAGCATTTAGTAATATTAGAAGTAAAGAAGTTTTGACGTATTTTTCTATCTAATAAAAGGATATTTTACGCAattcttttacttattttatttttagttatttaataaaCTATATTAATTTGTGAGACGTTTATTTAATAAAGAGTTGGTTTTAAAtgcaaatttattattatgtatggGAGAGGATAATGAGTTACAATGATATcataaatgaatatttgaattatgtatttattaattaattatttctttcatttttaaatataagtaataaaagttttttattttgtgaagacTGAGAAAGGACCATGAGATAGAGAGAGGCTTACAGGACCTAGAGCAGTTAGGAGAAAATATGAAACAGTTAGGAGGATTCATCGTACGCTTTAGGATTAATTCATCGTACGTTTCTTCCCTTTGACTGCAATTTATTGTACGTTAATTTCTAGCACCCTATGTTCATGCAACAGGGTTTACGAGAGGTTTAGTTTAAGTTATCTTGTATAGAAGCAAATCGAAAGTTACTGAAGAATCAGGGTTTTTCTCTAACTTTTTCATTCATTGATGATAAGCTATACGAGGATAATTACCATAACTCGTGTAATTGCCGCTTGGTGAATGAcggataaatttaatataacagatttttagaaatatctCAGCCTAAGTGGCTTTAACATGCCTCACatcttatcttatatatttattgaaaacttGCTTATTAATTTCAAGGGAGTACTAATTTGGATTGGGCGGCATTACATTTGGTGTAGCATCTTTCGTTTTTGATCAGTACAAATACACGCCCGAGGCATTGTTAATTCACAAATGCAATATTTGCAACATGGGTGGCAGTGATACAAAACCCTATCGATCTGCGCATCCACACGCAGGTGCCTTCTGTTGAGGTTGTCTTAAGCAATCACAATGATTACCGCATGAGTAAATGGTGTTTTTTCCTACCTAATAAAAGGACaccttagaattttttttagtaattttatgcattatttatttaataaattatattaattactctTGGTGCATAATATACTTTATTCTTAAACAACCAATATTAATCTTGATATTTTaacattgataattttaacattaCTTAATAATcgatataaaaaacatattttctagtAGTATTATATCTTTCGTCTCACCCTCCCGGATATGGTCACTTCTGAATAGCTTAATAATcgatataaaaaacatattttctagtAGTATTATATCTTTCGTCTCACCCTCCCGGATATGGTCACTTCTGAATAGCTTTGTGAAATTGGGTAGACATTTCCTGGTGGTGAAACCCTACTTTTTCCTAATTCtgtaaaattacaataataacaaaGTTGAATGTATTCCGGAATTTAGGGCAGAATTCCTTGAGAAGTGCTAGGGCATATATGGAAGAACATATGTCGATTGAAATGAAACCGGCTTAAAGACTATGTTACGTGTTATATTTCGTAATCATGAAAAACTAATACTAGAAAAAAGGGAAACTTATCATAGATTCACTATTCTTCCAATTATATTGCTGATGCTAGATTGCATCTCATTTACCAATCATTCTAGATTGTtttgacaatataaaatataataatacttttaaaaaagtataaatataatgttttcaacactaaaaaaaacattgcaATTCCAAGCCccttttgtggacgagcttcaTTGATTATATAGTTTGCCAACTGAAAAATGTGAGCATTTATGCCCCAAGCCTTAGGACTTTTCATTCATACAACAACTCAATGTATGCAAGAATGTTTTCTGTTAAACACGAAAAGTCTATTGTAAAAACCCACATGTATCCAAGTTTATTCCTTGTTTGTAATCGTGCATTATTTCATATACTAGGATCTTTCATGTGTTTAAATTGTAGTTGGATTGATTATTAGATAACATACCTATTAGATTGTCAATGatggacaaaaaatattaaatacttttaatttatattatcaaagttatttttttatagaaaaagttAGAGATAGATAATAGGTCAACTCACTTCACCCATGATCCAATAGGATGACCAATTAGTCTGTGTAGACTTGACCCTTTAATCTGTTGGATATGGATAACTATTCCACTCATCAATCTTTTATAAATTGACGAGTAGTGTAGAATATTCATTCAATTAGTCTGTGTAAACTTGATCCTTCAACCTATTGGACACGGATGACGAAAAACCAGGTTTCCCTACCAACTTGCCTCtacttatttcttttaaaaaaaataatattaatactataaaattaaaagcataTAATTGACTATTTAACAAATATGTTGTCTAATAACCATTTTAACTAGAATTACACAATCCTAGTATATGAAATATTACACAATCACATACAAGATATATACTAGTAATATTCAAAaggagaattaaaaaataatattcaaaagaACTTGATTTTACATGGATTTTCACAATAGGCTTTTcatgtttaacaaaaaaaattcttgaataCATTGAGTTGACTTGTTATACgagagaaaagaacaaaaaatcaaGGTTTTTGCAGGAAATATGAAGTTCGTCCACACATGTATATTATGGCTTGGCGCTACAaaacttttttaaatgttaGAACATTAATCTGCAGGAACGAGTACTCTCATGCGCTCAtcaacaagaagaaattaaccCCTAGTGTTACAACATTAATATAATCTGCaggaacaaataaagaaaattatccAAATATCGATTCCAATTATCTCGAATCACTGTTTCTCTTTGCGTTataaaaacaacacaaacacTGAGATACCTTCTTTGTAAAAAATCTAGAGCAACAAAATCTACAAGGTCCaagtttaagaaaataatacaacaactaaaaaaaaataacatgttaaaGGAACCGATAGACATTGCCATCTCATATTTCTTATACTTGCGCACACAAATTAAAATCGAAACAAGATATATAGTACCTATATGCCAAATGAGGTCCTAATGTTGTAATTTTTGTGCAAGAGAAACCATCATGCAACATGAAACCCAACCAAAGAAAGGATGAAATCGTGAGAGCAAGAGCATGTGAAATAACAAACGAGGTCACTCCTTGAGGGTATTGAAATTGAAGGCACtagataaagaaagaaaacaaaaaaaacggTGAGAGTTGAGATGGGAACGAGATCAcaatcaacaaaagaaaaaaaaaagatgaacaaTGGGACAAGAGTGTGATGTGTGGTGTGTACTTGTGCTGTCTCAGTGTCAGGCCAATGGTAGAAGGCGAAAAGAGTAAGCAAGATGGGAGGGGCGGTTTTTGTACATATTCATAGCATATCATTGAAAATTTAGATTGACCTATTAAATTTAACTattcaaacttaattttatacCATAATTTAATTTGCGTATCGTGCGGTTGCACGTTGCTATTTATTTTCTGCTGGAAAATGATCATCCCAACAACAAATTTACTTAGTAAGTTTTGCTTGTATCATTACTCAAACCATTAACAATACTCACGATGACATATGACATTGTTTGGAAAGTAAGGCTATCTATGATTTTTCATATGGGAAACTACAAACTCAATTTGCAGAGTAAACCTATTTTGCTGACATGCTTAATTACTACGTTTGCACATAAATTCTTTACTTGATACCCCAGTTTTATGGAAACAAGATAAAGATTGCTTTTGCAAATTCAATTTGCAAACTAATGTTTGAACCAGACTTAAATTTCAAACTCTTCAATCTAAACATGCATTAAGTTGTGATATATAACTGATACAGTTTATACATTGACAACCTCTAATCATCAAGTCAAACCAATCCATTAAAAATTACAGATATTCTATATCTATACGTTCTTATGGCTAAAGGAAAACCTTGATTCAGAGTTTGATGTTCTGATACAAAACAACCAAAAATTTATGGATGCTCTTTATTGCTGTCCAATTtctccatttgattttcttgagACTGTTTCTTTGATCCAAAAACATACTCTTTCACAGTGCTCTCAGCTGAAAGCAATCCCTTCTTAATCTGCAATTAAGAAATTGGAACTCAGTGAACAAGACAAGAAAAGACTAGGCTATTTCCCATAGCCTTCAATTAAACCACCAtacggaaaagaaaaagaaacaacttaATCAGAATCAAATTAGATAGAAATCACATGTTTTCGTTTATCCCTTTCATTCATCATAAGGTTggataaaattgtgtttgagtACAAGTACAAGTCTCCACAAAAGaaatgttacaaaatttatcaaGGACACCATCAGCACCAGAAACAAAGCTAAAGTAGTCCTTGCATGAACTAAACAAAAGTAACACTCTTGCCAGTAAGCACTAGTAATAGCTGCAGAGATCACAGTTCTCTCTCTAAGCTCTCAAACAAGGTTCACTCAATTTTGCTACTGAAGGTGGGATAGTAATGTGAGGAAATTGAACCAAAGAGGTTCTACATTGAACCTTCCTAATAGTAAAGGATACTAATAGCTAAAGAAAATTCCAACCACAAAGGATAATAATTATAAACTGGAAGCATAAATGTTACGAATTATGTCTAAATGTTTGGCTCCAAAATCACGTTTCTCCATAATATAGAAGATTCTTTCGTTAGCTTCTAATTTTTAGATTGATTACCCATGTTTTTGCTATTCTGTCACGAAACAAAACATGCTATAATATAGAAAACAGAGggaaggataaaaacaacttggGATGGTAAAAGTTAAATGACATTTCCACCGTTGAGAAACGTTGGCACCACTCTTTAAAATGCATTTCCTATTGTTAGATTGGCTTAAATTTATTGGAACTTGTAACATTTATGAGTTTCACTTATAATTTTGTAACCtgcaataaatttttaatcataaCAGGGCATacattagaaaaagaaaagtaaagaataTCTTCTTTGAGGCGTAGGAATCAAAGACAAATACTTGAAAATTTATAGCAATTCACATATCTTCCTCAATCAACTAGTAGAACATGTTGGTATCACTTCtccactaaaaatataatattcactTTGATATTCAAATCAGACACTTTCATCGTCCTATAATCTCTAATGGGTAGCAGAGAAACAAAGAGTGAGTAAAAATCAATCAAAGCCATTTCTACAAAGGTTCTAAATTTGTGAAAAATGACGAATGGGCATTAAGAGATAGAGATAGAGACTTACAGGGTCTAGAACAGTAGGTTCATAATCAGCAGTTAAGAGAAAATATGAAGCAGTTATAGTTGCTATCATGGTTACTCTTCTAACAACCCTGTCCGCTTGAGGATTCATGGTACGTTTCTAGCACCCTATGTTCATGCAACTGATGCGGGAGTGTTTATGCAAAGGTTCGGCTTAAACTTTAAAGTTTTTCAGTAGAAGCAAAACGAAGGTTATGGAAGAATCTCAagatttatcttaatttttttttattcattgggGAGTCATAAGaggataaatatgaaatatcacAGTTCAATTTCTTTTCTCTAATTGCCGCTTTGGGAATTACGGATAAACTTAACacaacaacttttcataaaacatttttttaaaattatcattgatCTAAGCATTAAAGTGTTTTTAATAAGTAATCCACCCATTCACCTAGGtagatgataaaaataaattacttacaatttttttattaatattcttcGAGATAAAAATCTaatgcaaaaaatttaaatacaaacaaataactaaaaagtacgataatttaacaaattttaatatgaattttgtttcttcaatttaattttgttaaacataCTTTACGgaatttaattcaattagttgaatattatgttaaagttattataaaatttctaacattatcttcaatttttacatataaaaaaataatactctaCTCATATATGAAAAGACAAAAACTAGACAATTGGAGGATCGGcaaagtaaattaattattacaaaaagcgagggaaagaaaagaaatattcaTGTAAAAAATTCCTCAAAAattagcttttttatttttatttcttaaaatttttaattcctatattttataaaattgttggtTTTAGTGTCTACATTTCACAACATATTGGTCCTCAAGTTTTAAATTAAGTGTTTTTAGTGCATAAGATCGATAGTATTGACATCTTTTCTTAAATAAGATTCTTAAGTAAGTAAGATCTGTCTTGagtgattaaaaatattaatttttaaaagtttagaaattaaaaatatgtttgattataGAGGTATAGAAATTAAAACCAAGATTTTTACCAAGTATAGTACATGGACTAAAACAACATTTCCCCCctcattttcttataaaatccAAGTTGTTGTGGCAACATTGAgtagaaaagaagagaaagcgAGAAAGGAACAGAAGAGAAAAGCAAAGGGCTTTGAGTTGTTCCAATGGAAGAAGCGAAACCAGCGATGggtcctcctcctcctcctgctcCTCCCACTACGAAGAAGAGGCCACTGGAAGACTCCAATGCCCACTCCAATTACTTCAAGATTCGCGCTGTTATTCGAGACCTTCGTCCTCACTTTCTCGAGGTTCAACTCTTCCACGTTCCTttgcttttttgtttatttcatgAAATGGGTCTTCCTCAAACTACTTGGCtttccaatttttatatttgtggcTAATTCGTGTAAAGATCTTTACTTTAGTTTACTTGCGTTGTTGATTTTGGTGCTCTTTTGAGTTTCGCGTGAAGATCTTTCCATGTGGAGTTTCGCGTTTGTTTTGCTACTACAGTTAGGGTTTCTGATGGTtttgggaaagaaaaaaaaaaagagggtgaattttttattttaagtaaatatcttttttctttttttctttaattttggagGTTTTTAGGATGAAAGGAATGAAGTGCTAGATTATCACAGAACTCCCTTGttcaattcattaaaaaaatgtttgggaTTTAGATAGGTTATTCGTAAGGAACTGGAAATTGGGGAAAATGTGTAACGAGTACCAATCGAAAATAGTTACGTGGAGTTCTAACAAATTCTGGAGCTAGAAAGGTAGTTAGGGTTGTTCTAATCTCAGTATCTTGTATCTAGAATTTGTTTGGAGTGATCTCTAAACAAATTTATAGGTGAGAGACCTATCACTGAAGCTTGGTACTTGGAGTGTCAACTTGTTACTTGATTAGGAATCAGATTATTTTAGGTTTTAGTATGATTTAAAGGCAAATGATTGAAAAGTTGAGGACTTTTGAGTGGAGTGTGTTCTCTGGAAGTGAGCTAATCTAATGATATGAAGAAATACCTGTGGTCttgttgatataaaatatttgggGGGTGGGGGAGTATCTTATGCTGACTTGTTTTTAGAAGAAATATTTTAGCAAGTTACATTCgggtatattttaataaaatcaaaattataacttGATAATATACTCCTTTTAATCAGGGAGAGGAGTTTGATTATGTATACTATTGTAGTGAGCTACACTTTTgatgtattttaagaaaatcaaagtTGCAAACGTACTCCTTCTAAAACACATGCTGATGTATATTAAGCTAATCCCTAtgcacccacacacacacacatatttcTGGTCAGAGCATCCCTATGCCCACACCCATATTTTACAGGTGCTCCATGGCCCTGCTTTCCTGAGAAACAAATCCTAAAAACTGAGTACAGTGGAAATAAGAATGGTTGGATGTTGGTTGTGCACCAATTTAATGAAAGAAGATATGAATGGGTTTAGTGCtgatctatttataatatattaaattacaagCGCAGGCTGTGAATCATATGCCACATTTGTTTCTtcccactctttgatttctTAACTTTCTTCAGTCACAATTGAACCAAGAAGGCAATAACACCTCGTATAGCTGCATGTACCTCTTATGTGAATATTTCATCAGTTAACTCTTATAATGTTAATTATACGATTATGTATTGACTATGTTTTCATCTGTACTACCAAGTAACAAGtaactaatttcttttatttgatccAAGAGGGCATTATGAGTTTTTAAGAACCATTTTATGaagttattttctttaaagCTGATTAGTATATGTATGATATGAACTATTGAGTCATGTCCCTGATAGCTGAGGTGGGTTGAGTACTTCTCAATGTATCTAATGTCCCTGATAGCTGAGGTGGGTTGAGTACTTCTCAATGTATCACTTTCCCTTTATCTGGTGTGTAGAATGGCTCTTTTCCACTTGAAATACTGTTTGAAGTGCCTGACCATTGCTGTTTGATCTTGAAGGTTCTCCGAACTCCAGactacaaaaattgcaaggcaTCCCATGAAATTCAAGAACGTAAGCTCATCcagacaaaattatatttattacatgattgatcaaataattaaaccttaatGTAAATGGTATATATGTTATACTTCTGACTCTATGAAAATGGATAATCAATTGAATTTATGTCTATTTATATTTGGGTTTGTCCAccgaaaataaataattctgtTTTGTCTTCACGGAGATGGATGTGTTAATGATTGGCATATAAGTAGAACCTTGGTTCCTGATGATGCCACCGTGTCTATGATTTCTGGTAGTTTTAGAGTTGGTGGTATGAAAAATACCACATGGAAGCTTGAGATATGTTTTTTGACTTCAACTTGTAATTGCAGAGCTGAAGATTGTGGTCAAGTTATACGAGAATATGAAAGCAGATGCGGCTTCACTAGCAAAGTCTAAGAATGTGCAAGATGGCCAGATGAAGGCTGGCCAGAACATGGATCAGAAAACACTGAAAGAGCAGCAACCTCAACATGGCAAGCAGAGTCAAGTAGAGAAATCATTTGCACGGCCATCTGAAATTAAGCTCACTCCACCAGCTCCTGGCTTCCAGAAGCAGCTGGTTGAAGAAACTCAGACACAAGGGACATATGTAGTTGGAGGATCTGCTTTTGGCTGGAATTTCATCACTTTTTCAGGCAAGGAGCCTGTGTATTATGGTAGGACTAAGGAACAATTTCGATCTGCAAAAGTGACCGAGTAATCCTTTGGAGTATGGAGCTTGAAACCCCTATCATTGATGTTGGGTAGAAGTATGGTGAATAAGTGGTTatcatgaacattttttttaatgattaacttACTTTTAGATATCCCAAGAGACTGATACATGTGCTGTAATAGTTTTGCAATTGGTTGGATTCATCATtgaatatcattaaaaaaattactcaaaaatgaaaatcatgCATCTTATGTAATTTATGTTGTTCCTTGACATGCCTTGCTTCATGATCTTTATTACTCCATTGGATGTGGGGTGTGTTTCACCGCAGTCTGGAATTGACACCCAACTatgatattttcaattaaataatcatatttacatattttcttATGTAACTTTTTCATCACTTTCTTGttacataacaaaataaaagaaatacacaTTCTAAAAAGGTAAAAGTATTCTTTCTATCAAAAAAGTATAGTGATCGCGTATATAAATAgaggtttttgttaattaatctATTGGAGGCTGGTTTACACAATGTTGATTAATCAAAAAAATGATCGTGTATCGTAATAGCTCTCTGTTTTTACGCATAATAATTCTAATTCATCCACCTTTGTCAAAACAATATGGTATCGTTAACTATCTT
This window harbors:
- the LOC100804482 gene encoding uncharacterized protein; its protein translation is MNPQADRVVRRVTMIATITASYFLLTADYEPTVLDPIKKGLLSAESTVKEYVFGSKKQSQENQMEKLDSNKEHP
- the LOC100306306 gene encoding uncharacterized protein LOC100306306, which gives rise to MEEAKPAMGPPPPPAPPTTKKRPLEDSNAHSNYFKIRAVIRDLRPHFLEVLRTPDYKNCKASHEIQEQLKIVVKLYENMKADAASLAKSKNVQDGQMKAGQNMDQKTLKEQQPQHGKQSQVEKSFARPSEIKLTPPAPGFQKQLVEETQTQGTYVVGGSAFGWNFITFSGKEPVYYGRTKEQFRSAKVTE